In Streptomyces sp. NBC_00341, the DNA window GTTCGCCGCAGCCCGCAGCACAGCCCGGTCCGTCGACTTCGGGCACGTCATGGTCCTCATCGACTACTGCGACGGACGGGTTCGGTGCCTGCTGCCCTCCGCCGCAGCCCACTGGGCAAACGCCGCGCGGACCGGACGGCTCGACACGATGCCCGTGGCCCTGGCCCGTGCCTTGATCACCGGTGGACTGCTGACTCCCGCCATGGTTCCTGTGCCCTGGAGGAAGGTGGTGGCGGCCAGTACGCCCAGAGCGAGCTGGGGCGGCATCGAGCACCAGGCCGGTCTGCAGCGCCCACAGCGCACCTCGCTGCCCGCAACACTTGCGGCAGGTGCTGCCCTGGCTCTCGTGTTCGCGGTCAAGCATGCCGGAGCGGCCGGCAAGGCCATGCTCCGTATCGTCCGGCTCGTCGCCGTCGTGGCGTCAACCTCTCGCCGGCCCGCCACACCCTCAGCAGCCCTCGCCGCAGTCCACGCGGTCAGGGCAGCGGCATGGTGGTCACCGGGGCGAACGGCCTGCCTGGAGGAGTCCGCTGCCGTCGTGGTGCTGCTGGCGGCACGCCGTCTCCAGGTCACCTGGTGCCACGGCGTCGCCGCTGACCCGGTCCGGCTGCACGCCTGGGTGCAGACTGTTGACGAACGCCCCGTTGCCGAACCGCCGTCCACCCGGGCATACACACCCGTCCTCACCCTCGGAGCCCGCCATCAGCGCCCCTGAGCCGA includes these proteins:
- a CDS encoding lasso peptide biosynthesis B2 protein, whose amino-acid sequence is MTDIPLFAAARSTARSVDFGHVMVLIDYCDGRVRCLLPSAAAHWANAARTGRLDTMPVALARALITGGLLTPAMVPVPWRKVVAASTPRASWGGIEHQAGLQRPQRTSLPATLAAGAALALVFAVKHAGAAGKAMLRIVRLVAVVASTSRRPATPSAALAAVHAVRAAAWWSPGRTACLEESAAVVVLLAARRLQVTWCHGVAADPVRLHAWVQTVDERPVAEPPSTRAYTPVLTLGARHQRP